One segment of Rosa chinensis cultivar Old Blush chromosome 6, RchiOBHm-V2, whole genome shotgun sequence DNA contains the following:
- the LOC112172386 gene encoding TMV resistance protein N, whose product MSTESSSPPRWKYDVFLSFRGEDTRKGFTDHLYTALDDKGITTFRDDPELRKGEAISPALFAAIEESRFALIVLSQNYASSTWCLNELVKILECMKARGTVLPIFYDVDPSVVRKKTGSFGEAFANHEERFSDDKEKVWRWRSALTEVASFSGWNSKEWYESKLIRDIVEVIWTKLQPTSFSYAENLVGIFSRLQPVNFLLDVGVDDVRFIGIWGMGGIGKTTMVRAVYERISREFEFSFLLTDVRNSVEKSGLLNLQKQLLSGIWTKKANISDCHEGATIIRRLLGHKKVLLILDDVNHSSHLEYLAGNPEWFGSGSRVLITTRNEHLLIRHGVGRRLKVEELNDVDSLQLFSWKAFKRCYPEEDFLDLSESVVSYAKGLPLALEVLGSFLRGRDLSEWNSALRKLGRVCNLEIFDILKISYNDLDSEEKKIFLDIACFFNGHDKDRVSEVLTSCDFSAIIGIKVLMERSLLTLSNGRLWMHDLLRELGHEIVHQESPNEPGRRSRLWHLEDVKHVVTKNTGTEAIEGIFVDSTVLGVDVDMTPKSFSMLHKLRYLKIKNGNLPKGLDYLPNSLRILHWTGYPSKSLPSHFNPQKLLELSLSHSCIKHFRIGTEPLCNLKTINLSHSLNLVNTPNFKGMPYLEFLFLEGCLRLYEVDPTIEVLERLTVLNLKNCKKLVRLPSSVGGLKSLKDLNLSGCSKLDKLPDELGHVACLEKLDLSGSGIREVPSSISLLKNLKDFSVAGCKPQSPKSWNMMFNLFQLLRKSSHIRVGLSLPCLSGLHSLTKLDLSDCNLSEEAMPSDFGCLSSLRQLNLSRNQFVRLPGSIGQLPRLDYLRLERCHKLRTIQELPSHVWVNASNCISLETLANQIGQRNSVVEGNFVNCFKMVENESSKSVAVSLLTRSIESKVFCCSNQSQFVIPGNEIPEWYNHQSVGSSITVELHPGWFSNKFMGFSFCVVFRLLKPLSLEWFFNCELSANGKFLREVGRVFGEEWGQPVLDHIWFVYVHRRWYSKQEWQDIHYQLVFSFKTNGRSKKERIDEEIVQVKKCGVRVVCEEDVEELSETLLKQNNVGINIKRGLQHYDDDDAASSSAGQAHPKRIKHHHGT is encoded by the exons ATGAGCACAGAGAGCTCTTCACCTCCTCGGTGGAAATATGATGTCTTTTTGAGTTTTAGAGGCGAGGATACTCGAAAGGGTTTTACAGACCATCTATACACTGCATTGGATGATAAAGGAATCACAACTTTCAGGGATGATCCTGAACTTCGCAAAGGGGAAGCTATTTCTCCAGCACTTTTTGCTGCAATTGAAGAATCAAGATTTGCCCTCATTGTTCTCTCACAAAATTATGCATCGTCAACATGGTGCTTGAATGAACTTGTAAAAATTCTTGAATGCATGAAAGCAAGAGGAACTGTGCTGCCAATTTTTTATGATGTTGATCCCTCTGTTGTACGAAAGAAAACAGGGAGTTTTGGTGAAGCCTTTGCTAATCATGAAGAAAGGTTTAGCGATGACAAGGAGAAAGTGTGGAGGTGGAGATCTGCATTAACTGAAGTGGCAAGTTTCTCAGGGTGGAATTCAAAGGAATG GTATGAATCAAAGCTCATAAGAGATATTGTTGAAGTTATATGGACAAAATTGCAACCTACGTCATTCAGTTATGCAGAAAATCTAGTTGGAATTTTCTCAAGATTGCAGCCAGtcaatttccttttagatgtagGGGTGGATGACGTCCGCTTCATTGGTATATGGGGAATGGGCGGGATTGGTAAGACTACCATGGTAAGAGCGGTGTATGAGAGAATCTCTCGTGAATTTGAATTTAGTTTCCTTCTTACCGATGTTAGAAACTCTGTTGAAAAAAGTGGTCTACTTAATTTACAAAAGCAACTTCTCTCTGGGATCTGGACAAAGAAGGCCAACATATCAGACTGCCATGAAGGAGCCACGATTATAAGGAGGTTGTTAGGTCACAAAAAAGTTCTTCtcattcttgatgatgtgaaccATTCAAGTCATTTAGAATATTTGGCAGGAAACCCAGAGTGGTTTGGTTCAGGGAGTAGAGTTCTTATCACAACTAGAAATGAGCATTTATTGATTAGACATGGAGTGGGGAGAAGATTGAAGGTCGAAGAATTAAATGATGTTGATTCTCTTCAGCTTTTTAGCTGGAAAGCATTCAAAAGATGTTACCCCGAAGAAGATTTTCTTGATTTGTCAGAATCTGTTGTAAGTTATGCCAAAGGTCTTCCTTTAGCTCTTGAAGTACTGGGTTCTTTTTTACGTGGAAGAGATCTAAGTGAATGGAACAGTGCACTGAGAAAACTGGGAAGAGTTTGTAACTTGGAAATCTTTGACATACTTAAAATAAGTTACAATGATCTAGATtctgaagagaagaaaatattcctagacattgcatgtttcttcAATGGACATGATAAAGATCGAGTATCAGAAGTACTAACTAGTTGCGatttttctgcaattattggaaTAAAAGTCCTCATGGAAAGATCTCTCCTAACTCTTTCAAATGGAAGACTATGGATGCATGATTTGCTCAGAGAATTGGGTCACGAAATTGTCCACCAGGAATCTCCTAATGAGCCGGGCAGGCGCAGTAGGTTGTGGCATCTTGAAGACGTCAAACATGTCGTGACCAAAAATACT GGTACTGAAGCAATAGAAGGCATATTTGTGGACTCAACCGTGTTAGGAGTAGACGTGGACATGACTCCGAAATCATTTTCAATGTTGCACAAATTGAGATACCTGAAGATCAAGAATGGGAACCTGCCTAAGGGACTTGACTATCTTCCCAATAGTTTACGGATTCTTCATTGGACGGGGTATCCGTCAAAATCCCTGCCATCACATTTCAACCCTCAGAAGCTGCTCGAACTTAGCTTGTCTCATAGTTGTATTAAACATTTTCGGATAGGAACAGAG CCTTTATGCAATTTGAAAACCATTAATCTGAGTCACTCTCTGAATCTTGTCAACACCCCAAACTTTAAAGGTATGCCATATTTGGAGTTTCTGTTTCTTGAAGGTTGTTTAAGATTGTATGAGGTTGACCCAACAATTGAAGTGCTTGAAAGACTTACTGTGTTGAACTTGAAAAATTGCAAGAAGCTTGTGCGTCTTCCAAGCAGTGTAGGTGGCTTAAAATCTCTCAAAGATCTCAATCTTTCTGGTTGCTCAAAGCTTGACAAATTGCCTGATGAGTTGGGTCATGTTGCTTGTTTGGAGAAGCTTGATTTGAGTGGAAGTGGCATAAGAGAAGTGCCCTCCTCTATTAGTCTTTTGAAAAACCTCAAAGATTTCTCTGTTGCTGGATGTAAACCGCAGTCACCTAAATCATGGAATATGATGTTCAACCTTTTTCAGTTATTGCGAAAAAGTAGTCACATTCGGGTAGGATTGTCGTTGCCTTGTTTGTCTGGTCTGCATTCATTAACCAAACTGGATCTAAGTGACTGCAATCTTTCTGAAGAAGCAATGCCCAGTGATTTTGGATGCTTGTCTTCGTTAAGACAATTAAATCTTAGCAGAAATCAATTTGTTAGACTACCTGGGAGCATCGGCCAACTCCCTAGACTTGATTATCTTCGCTTGGAGCGGTGCCACAAGCTTCGGACAATACAAGAGCTTCCATCTCATGTATGGGTAAACGCTAGCAACTGCATTTCATTAGAAACGTTGGCCAATCAAATAGGACAACGGAATTCAGTGGTAGAAGGAAATTTTGTTAACTGTTTCAAAATGGTGGAGAATGAAAGCAGTAAGAGTGTAGCAGTTTCATTGCTAACACGCTCCATTGAGAGTAAAGTATTTTGTTGCTCTAACCAATCTCAGTTTGTTATTCCTGGAAATGAAATACCAGAGTGGTACAATCACCAGAGTGTGGGGTCTTCGATAACTGTTGAGCTGCATCCAGGTTGGTTTAGTAACAAGTTTATGGGATTCTCCTTCTGTGTTGTTTTTAGACTCCTCAAACCGCTCTCGCTTGAGTGGTTCTTTAATTGCGAACTGAGTGCCAATGGAAAATTCTTGCGCGAAGTCGGTAGAGTGTTTGGTGAAGAGTGGGGTCAACCTGTGTTGGATCACATTTGGTTCGTTTATGTGCACCGTCGTTGGTACTCTAAACAAGAGTGGCAGGATATCCACTATCAGCTTGTATtctcatttaaaacaaacggCCGCTCGAAAAAGGAAAGAATCGATGAGGAAATTGTGCAAGTGAAGAAGTGTGGGGTCCGTGTGGTATGTGAGGAAGATGTGGAGGAGCTTTCGGAAACATTATTGAAGCAGAACAATGTTGGCATTAATATCAAGCGAGGCCTTCAAcactatgatgatgatgatgcagcATCTAGTAGTGCAGGTCAAGCTCATCCCAAAAGAATTAAACATCACCACGGCACATGA